From a region of the Leptospira kmetyi serovar Malaysia str. Bejo-Iso9 genome:
- a CDS encoding glucan biosynthesis protein has translation MLRIHIALAFFATILLFAVANRQQKKETQIDFKFPDTEESVVLDPVSGIQVPVTRFSFDDLKKRARSMAHGRYVKPQFVSTRFLQGLSWDQYKNIRFRPESSLWKKEGNPFQIQFFHPGHLYNTNVTLNEVRSDYSRTIPYDESYFDLTNLKVQGEIPENLGYSGFKIHYPLNTPEHTDEFTVFQGASYYRMVSKKQVYGLSARGIAINTGMPYPEDFPGFTHFWIVHPDKTDSTIFVYALLDGKTATGAYEFQISPGKVSSVHVNAEVTLRTKVDRFGIAPLTSMYWYSETRGIPEGQIYPESHDSDGLMLETGKGDWVWRPLDNPKRVTIHSFQDENPKAFGLIQRDRNFASYQDNSMKYHLRPSAWVEPEGDWGKGSVQLLQIPTVRDSDDNIGAFWVPASFPAPLQPYEFSYTIRWLNEDPLPDELAKTVSTRIAPVPGESDMRVFYVDFAGEKLKALDAFTYLQASIDTGDNAELTDYNIQKIEETGVWRLTFRVVQKNKNKPAELKAILKKNQEDLSEIWTFTLESTI, from the coding sequence ATGTTAAGAATACACATAGCCCTCGCTTTTTTTGCCACGATCCTTCTCTTTGCGGTCGCAAACCGACAACAGAAAAAAGAAACGCAGATAGACTTTAAATTTCCCGATACGGAAGAATCCGTGGTTCTCGATCCGGTTTCCGGAATTCAGGTTCCTGTCACAAGATTCTCCTTTGACGATCTGAAAAAAAGGGCGCGCAGTATGGCCCACGGACGTTATGTGAAACCGCAATTCGTATCCACTCGTTTTTTGCAGGGTTTGAGTTGGGATCAATATAAGAACATCCGCTTTCGACCCGAATCCTCTCTTTGGAAAAAGGAAGGAAATCCGTTTCAAATCCAATTCTTTCATCCCGGACATCTTTACAACACGAACGTAACCTTAAACGAGGTTCGGTCCGATTACTCGAGAACGATCCCTTACGACGAATCCTATTTCGATTTAACGAACTTAAAAGTGCAGGGAGAAATCCCGGAGAATCTCGGTTATTCCGGATTTAAGATTCATTATCCGTTGAATACTCCGGAACATACGGACGAGTTCACCGTGTTCCAAGGCGCGAGTTATTATAGAATGGTTTCCAAAAAACAAGTCTACGGTTTGTCGGCGCGAGGAATAGCGATCAATACAGGAATGCCTTATCCGGAGGATTTTCCGGGGTTCACGCATTTTTGGATCGTTCATCCTGATAAAACGGATTCTACGATTTTCGTTTACGCGTTGTTAGACGGTAAGACCGCGACCGGAGCGTATGAATTTCAAATCTCGCCCGGAAAGGTTTCTTCGGTTCACGTAAACGCGGAAGTGACTCTGAGGACCAAGGTGGATCGATTCGGAATCGCGCCCTTGACATCGATGTATTGGTATTCCGAAACGAGAGGAATTCCGGAAGGACAGATTTATCCGGAATCGCACGATTCGGACGGATTGATGTTGGAAACCGGAAAAGGGGATTGGGTTTGGAGACCTCTTGATAATCCGAAACGAGTGACGATCCATTCTTTCCAAGACGAAAATCCGAAAGCGTTCGGTCTTATACAAAGAGATCGAAACTTTGCGAGTTATCAGGACAACTCGATGAAGTATCATCTTCGTCCTTCCGCTTGGGTGGAACCCGAAGGAGATTGGGGAAAGGGAAGCGTTCAGCTTTTACAGATTCCCACGGTGCGAGATTCGGACGATAACATAGGCGCGTTTTGGGTTCCCGCTTCGTTTCCGGCTCCGCTTCAACCTTATGAATTCAGTTACACCATACGCTGGTTAAACGAAGATCCGTTGCCGGATGAACTCGCAAAAACAGTCTCCACGAGAATCGCACCCGTACCGGGAGAATCCGATATGCGCGTTTTCTATGTTGACTTTGCCGGAGAGAAGCTGAAGGCGCTCGACGCGTTCACGTATCTTCAAGCGTCGATCGATACCGGAGACAATGCGGAATTAACGGATTATAATATTCAAAAAATTGAAGAGACCGGAGTTTGGAGACTCACCTTTCGAGTCGTTCAAAAAAATAAGAATAAACCCGCCGAACTCAAAGCGATTTTGAAAAAAAATCAGGAAGACCTGAGCGAGATCTGGACGTTCACTCTTGAATCCACGATCTGA
- the gltB gene encoding glutamate synthase large subunit: protein MNDVKEQLRLQNYLEENGLYEKSFEHDNCGVGFVASFQGENSHRIVSMGLKAVACLTHRGAVDADMVTGDGAGIMIQIPKKLFATYIEDMGHRRPNEDSIGVGMIFLPREDIDKQDMCRSLVESALMEFNFKLYAWRYVPVNPEVLGPKANQSRPQIEQVLIGKPEGMSNEDFETKLFLIQKKLMRDADRLSLAGDLYICSLSSERIVFKGLFNGNQVSQFYEDLNSEDMVSPYCIFHQRYSTNTFPSWALAQPFRILAHNGEINTIAGNRIWMLAREEELECKKWGEYQKEIHPIIRPHMSDSASLDNAMEAIVRSGKDVLQAKAMLVPNAWSKNLTMSEELKSFYEYNNTLIEPWDGPAALAFAEGDWIGGALDRNGLRPARYAVTEDGLLIMGSEAGLVQVDEEIVTKKGRLGPGEMIGINLKEKKLYYNEDINSLFEKRYDYREWSKENVSYLNQDLDSSMKDTITYKGDDLRRRQVLFAYSPFKQKSVIKPQAGQGKEAISSMGDDTPLSILMLSRIGLYTYFRQRFAQVTNPPIDYIREKGVTSLYTRLVKKMNLFGDEKPQNCLVLSHPYLTNLDLKRIREMDGKPYKILTLDATFEAHIEAEANSNRNYLEKALDALLEQALQAAKSGTNILVLSDKKLAKERAPIPMELAVAAVHNHLIRNKTRSAVSILVETGSAFEIHNVAVLLGYGASGVNSYLIWDTLFDLWEKGEFDSEEGAARPEFHKICENYRYGVDDGLLKIMSKMGISILSSYVGGQVFEAIGLSRTLVSKYFPGTYSRISGIGIGGIEQNILRNHEQAFYKELNPEDFVSEKDDQPHRWSPRVVKFLRKAAVDNDYEAFKEATKILKESDPINIRDLFDFVARKPIPIEEVETVTEIQKRFLTPGMSHGALSIEAHTDLAIAMNRLGAKSSSGEGGENPSRYVVNEKGDLANSSIKQIASGRFGVTSEYLNSATEIEIKIAQGAKPGEGGQLPGKKNNEEIATNRHTPMGIDLISPPPHHDIYSIEDLSQLIYDLKMANHKAQVSVKLVSEAGVGTIAAGVAKANADVILISGHVGGTGAAPITSIKYAGSPWELGLSETHQVLVMNGLRDRVVLRTDGGIVSGRDVIIAACLGAEEYGVGTASLVALGCIMARKCHLNNCPTGIATQDIKFRAKYKGSPDQLVNLFTCLALEVREYLAELGFRSIDEIIGRTDLLKQITRYERDRLDSLDLNPILVRLPLFYDPTKQKKDRSIRKEPIGEVLDDRIIKDAEKALEGKSSMALSYLVRNTNRTVGAKISGLIARKYGSKGLPGKLEIILEGTAGQSLGAWLVKGVQVTLHGDANDYVGKGLCGGVIVIKKHRKSKLKAYENTIIGNTCLYGATSGKLFCSGRAGERFGVRNSGAEAVVGGAGDHFLEYMTSGTIVCLGSVGKNMGAGMTGGSAYFFQKGWDIQPLLNKEYVKTVDLENGDYEIIKNLISEHSKLTGSDLSEGILKDFDGNKNYFVKVVPK, encoded by the coding sequence ATGAATGATGTAAAAGAACAATTGCGACTTCAAAATTATCTAGAGGAAAACGGTCTTTATGAAAAGTCGTTTGAACATGATAACTGCGGAGTAGGATTTGTTGCTTCCTTTCAGGGAGAGAACAGTCACAGAATCGTATCTATGGGACTCAAGGCGGTTGCTTGTCTGACGCATAGAGGAGCCGTTGACGCAGATATGGTGACCGGAGACGGCGCCGGTATCATGATTCAGATTCCTAAGAAGTTGTTCGCAACATACATCGAAGACATGGGTCATCGAAGACCGAACGAAGATTCCATCGGCGTCGGAATGATTTTTCTTCCAAGAGAAGACATCGATAAACAGGACATGTGCCGCAGTCTCGTAGAGTCCGCGCTCATGGAATTCAACTTTAAACTTTATGCATGGAGATACGTTCCCGTAAATCCGGAAGTTCTCGGACCGAAGGCGAATCAATCCAGACCTCAGATCGAACAGGTTCTCATCGGCAAACCGGAAGGAATGTCCAACGAGGACTTCGAAACGAAGTTATTCTTAATTCAGAAAAAATTGATGAGAGACGCGGACCGTCTTTCTTTAGCGGGAGATCTTTACATCTGTTCTCTTTCTTCCGAAAGAATCGTGTTCAAAGGTCTCTTCAACGGAAACCAGGTTTCCCAGTTCTACGAAGATTTGAACTCGGAAGATATGGTTTCCCCGTATTGTATCTTTCACCAAAGATATTCCACGAACACTTTCCCATCTTGGGCTTTGGCGCAACCGTTTAGAATTCTCGCGCACAACGGAGAGATCAACACGATCGCCGGAAACAGAATCTGGATGCTCGCGCGCGAGGAAGAACTCGAGTGCAAAAAATGGGGAGAATATCAAAAAGAAATTCATCCGATCATCCGTCCTCACATGAGCGACTCCGCGAGTTTGGACAACGCGATGGAAGCCATCGTTCGTTCCGGAAAGGACGTTCTTCAGGCGAAGGCGATGCTCGTTCCGAACGCATGGTCCAAAAACCTGACGATGTCGGAAGAGTTGAAAAGCTTTTACGAATATAATAATACTCTTATAGAACCTTGGGACGGTCCTGCGGCGCTCGCGTTTGCGGAAGGCGACTGGATCGGCGGAGCTCTCGATCGAAACGGACTTCGTCCCGCACGTTATGCGGTCACCGAAGACGGTCTTTTGATCATGGGTTCCGAAGCGGGACTCGTTCAGGTCGACGAGGAGATCGTAACCAAAAAGGGACGTCTCGGACCCGGCGAAATGATCGGGATCAACTTAAAAGAGAAAAAACTCTACTACAACGAGGACATCAATTCTCTTTTCGAAAAGAGATACGATTACAGAGAATGGTCCAAAGAGAACGTTTCGTATCTCAATCAGGATCTGGATTCCTCCATGAAGGATACGATCACCTACAAAGGCGACGATCTCAGAAGAAGACAGGTGTTGTTTGCGTATTCTCCGTTTAAACAAAAATCGGTGATCAAACCTCAAGCGGGTCAGGGCAAGGAAGCGATCAGCTCCATGGGAGACGATACTCCTCTGTCGATCCTGATGCTTTCTCGAATCGGTCTTTACACCTATTTCCGTCAGAGATTCGCGCAGGTAACCAATCCTCCGATCGACTACATCCGCGAAAAAGGTGTGACTTCTCTTTACACTCGTCTTGTCAAAAAGATGAACCTGTTCGGAGACGAAAAACCTCAGAACTGTCTCGTTCTTTCCCATCCGTATCTCACCAATCTGGATCTGAAAAGAATCCGCGAGATGGACGGGAAACCGTACAAAATTCTTACGTTAGACGCAACCTTCGAAGCGCATATCGAAGCGGAAGCGAATTCCAACCGCAACTATCTCGAAAAGGCGCTCGACGCTCTTCTCGAACAAGCTCTTCAGGCGGCGAAATCCGGAACGAACATTCTCGTTCTTTCCGATAAAAAACTCGCGAAAGAAAGAGCTCCGATTCCAATGGAACTCGCGGTCGCGGCGGTTCATAACCATTTGATCCGCAACAAAACCCGTTCCGCGGTTTCGATTCTCGTCGAAACCGGTTCCGCATTCGAAATTCATAATGTGGCCGTGTTGCTCGGTTACGGAGCGTCCGGGGTAAACAGTTATCTGATCTGGGACACGTTATTCGATCTTTGGGAAAAGGGAGAATTCGATTCCGAAGAAGGCGCGGCTCGTCCGGAATTCCATAAGATTTGTGAGAACTACCGTTACGGCGTAGACGACGGACTTCTCAAGATCATGTCCAAGATGGGAATCTCCATTCTTTCCTCGTATGTGGGCGGTCAGGTGTTCGAAGCGATCGGTCTTTCGAGAACTCTCGTTTCCAAATATTTCCCGGGAACGTATTCACGGATTTCCGGAATCGGAATCGGCGGGATCGAACAGAACATTCTTAGAAACCACGAACAGGCATTTTACAAAGAACTCAATCCGGAAGACTTCGTTTCCGAGAAGGACGATCAACCGCACCGTTGGTCTCCGAGAGTCGTTAAATTCTTAAGAAAGGCCGCGGTCGACAACGACTACGAAGCGTTCAAAGAAGCGACAAAAATTCTCAAGGAAAGCGATCCGATCAACATCCGCGACTTATTCGACTTCGTCGCGAGAAAACCGATCCCGATCGAAGAAGTGGAAACCGTTACCGAAATTCAAAAACGTTTTCTCACTCCGGGAATGTCGCACGGTGCGTTGTCGATCGAAGCGCATACGGATCTTGCCATCGCCATGAACCGGTTAGGCGCTAAGTCTTCTTCCGGGGAAGGTGGGGAGAATCCGTCCCGTTACGTCGTGAACGAAAAAGGGGATCTCGCAAATTCTTCCATCAAGCAGATCGCTTCCGGAAGATTCGGTGTGACCTCCGAGTATCTGAATTCCGCGACAGAAATCGAAATCAAAATCGCACAAGGCGCAAAACCTGGAGAAGGCGGTCAGCTTCCGGGTAAGAAGAACAACGAGGAGATCGCGACCAATCGTCACACTCCGATGGGAATCGATTTGATTTCTCCTCCGCCTCACCACGATATTTATTCGATCGAGGATTTATCACAGCTCATCTACGACTTGAAGATGGCGAACCACAAGGCGCAGGTTTCCGTGAAACTCGTGTCCGAAGCGGGTGTGGGAACGATCGCAGCCGGTGTCGCAAAGGCGAACGCGGACGTGATTCTCATTTCCGGTCACGTGGGTGGAACCGGAGCGGCTCCGATCACATCGATCAAGTATGCGGGTTCTCCTTGGGAACTCGGTCTTTCCGAAACACATCAAGTTTTAGTAATGAACGGACTGCGCGACCGCGTCGTTTTAAGAACAGACGGCGGTATCGTATCCGGAAGAGACGTGATCATCGCGGCTTGTCTCGGCGCCGAAGAATACGGTGTGGGAACTGCATCGCTCGTCGCGCTCGGTTGTATCATGGCGAGAAAATGCCACTTGAACAACTGTCCGACCGGAATTGCGACTCAGGACATCAAGTTCCGCGCGAAATACAAAGGATCTCCGGATCAACTTGTGAATCTTTTCACCTGTCTCGCACTCGAAGTGAGAGAATATCTCGCGGAGCTCGGATTCCGTTCCATCGACGAGATCATCGGAAGAACCGATCTATTGAAGCAGATCACTCGTTACGAAAGAGATCGTTTGGATTCTTTGGATCTCAATCCGATTCTGGTTCGTTTGCCTCTGTTCTACGATCCTACGAAACAGAAAAAAGACAGATCGATCCGCAAGGAACCGATCGGAGAAGTATTGGACGACCGTATCATCAAGGACGCGGAAAAGGCTCTCGAAGGAAAATCTTCTATGGCTCTTTCTTATCTTGTCCGCAACACGAACCGGACCGTGGGAGCGAAGATCTCCGGTCTGATCGCGAGAAAATACGGATCGAAAGGTCTCCCCGGAAAACTCGAAATCATTCTGGAAGGAACCGCAGGACAATCCTTGGGAGCTTGGCTCGTCAAGGGAGTTCAAGTCACATTACACGGGGACGCGAACGACTACGTAGGAAAGGGTCTTTGCGGCGGAGTGATCGTGATCAAAAAACATCGTAAGTCCAAACTTAAGGCTTATGAAAACACGATTATCGGAAACACCTGTCTCTACGGCGCGACTTCGGGAAAACTTTTCTGCTCTGGAAGAGCAGGAGAACGATTCGGAGTTCGTAACTCGGGAGCGGAAGCCGTTGTGGGCGGAGCCGGAGATCACTTCTTGGAATATATGACCAGCGGAACCATCGTCTGCCTCGGAAGCGTAGGTAAGAATATGGGCGCGGGTATGACCGGCGGTAGCGCGTATTTCTTCCAAAAGGGATGGGACATTCAACCTCTTCTCAACAAAGAATACGTGAAAACCGTGGATTTGGAAAACGGAGACTACGAGATCATCAAAAATCTGATCTCCGAACATTCCAAGTTGACCGGATCCGATTTATCGGAAGGAATCTTAAAGGATTTCGACGGAAATAAGAATTATTTCGTGAAGGTCGTTCCGAAATAA
- the ispG gene encoding (E)-4-hydroxy-3-methylbut-2-enyl-diphosphate synthase produces the protein MNFRYNHTPFGYQRRKTREVKVGDVKVGGDNPIVIQSMINSDTTDTQGSVKQILELERAGCEIVRLTVPSQADADNLPAIRQELKKAGSKVPLVADIHFTPSVAMKAVEYVEKVRINPGNFADKKKFAVRDYTDSEYDDELGRISEVFSPLVLRCKELGVAMRIGTNHGSLSDRIMNRYGDTPQGMVESALEFIAIAESLGYYDIIVSMKASNPQVMVQAYRMLAARFGELKMNYPLHLGVTEAGDGKDGRIKSAIGIGSLLEDGLGDTIRVSLTEDPVLEVPVAKLLADKFNSRRTDTEKAKGYSEFRNPFSYERFYSSEIKIGNFEAGDSHPVRVETILPFENTNSFLANVARLYQYGKTLSIEPESILVDSPQPDQLEEISEAANALSIPVGLFLAKNVSLNEKLQKELKRFPKVVFDPFLQFQDGEKMLAYLKERQNAGLYSEIHTSGDKIESLKGLPETLAESGIKNVLFSLDTKEILYDYRKLGNILSRYEFPILLHGSFQNQEEALYDSAIGIGGLLIDGIGDLIRIQTPSLEDIEETFQLSYDLLQGTRLRLTKTEYISCPSCGRTLFDLQETTARIKSRTGHLKGVKIAVMGCIVNGPGEMADADFGYVGAGPGKVHLYRGKEIVMKNVPSEIADEKLVELIKANGLWQELSAPEHAP, from the coding sequence ATGAATTTTAGATACAATCACACGCCTTTCGGTTATCAGAGAAGAAAAACAAGAGAAGTCAAAGTCGGAGACGTTAAGGTCGGAGGCGACAATCCGATCGTCATCCAGTCCATGATCAACAGCGATACGACCGACACGCAAGGATCGGTGAAACAAATTCTCGAACTGGAACGCGCGGGTTGTGAAATCGTAAGACTCACCGTACCTTCTCAAGCCGACGCGGACAATTTACCCGCGATTCGACAAGAACTCAAAAAAGCGGGAAGTAAGGTTCCTCTCGTTGCGGACATTCACTTCACGCCGAGCGTCGCGATGAAAGCGGTCGAGTATGTGGAAAAGGTGAGAATCAATCCGGGCAACTTTGCGGATAAGAAAAAATTCGCGGTACGCGATTACACGGACTCGGAATACGACGACGAACTGGGAAGAATTTCGGAAGTATTCTCCCCTCTCGTTCTGCGTTGCAAAGAACTCGGGGTCGCGATGAGAATCGGAACCAACCACGGTTCCCTTTCCGATCGAATCATGAATCGTTACGGCGACACTCCGCAGGGAATGGTGGAATCCGCTCTCGAGTTCATCGCCATCGCGGAAAGTTTAGGATATTATGATATTATTGTAAGCATGAAAGCCTCGAACCCTCAGGTTATGGTTCAGGCGTATCGGATGCTCGCGGCGAGATTCGGAGAACTCAAGATGAATTATCCGCTTCATTTGGGAGTGACCGAGGCCGGAGACGGAAAGGACGGAAGAATCAAATCCGCGATCGGAATCGGTTCCTTGTTGGAAGACGGACTCGGCGATACGATCCGAGTTTCTCTCACGGAAGATCCGGTATTGGAAGTTCCCGTTGCGAAACTTCTCGCGGATAAGTTCAACTCGAGAAGAACGGACACGGAGAAAGCGAAAGGATATTCCGAATTTAGAAATCCGTTTTCATACGAAAGATTTTACAGTAGCGAAATCAAAATTGGAAACTTCGAAGCGGGAGACAGTCATCCAGTTCGAGTCGAAACGATTCTTCCGTTTGAAAACACGAACTCGTTTCTTGCAAACGTAGCAAGACTCTATCAATACGGAAAAACCTTGTCGATCGAACCGGAAAGTATTCTGGTCGATTCTCCCCAACCCGATCAACTCGAGGAAATTTCCGAAGCCGCGAACGCGTTGTCGATTCCGGTCGGACTTTTTCTCGCGAAGAACGTTTCTCTCAACGAAAAACTTCAGAAAGAATTGAAACGATTTCCGAAAGTTGTATTCGATCCGTTTTTACAATTCCAAGACGGCGAAAAGATGTTGGCTTATCTGAAGGAAAGACAAAACGCGGGGTTGTACAGCGAAATTCATACGAGCGGAGACAAGATAGAATCTCTTAAAGGCCTGCCGGAAACGTTAGCCGAAAGCGGAATCAAAAACGTTCTATTCTCCCTCGATACGAAGGAAATTCTTTACGATTATAGAAAGCTCGGAAACATTCTGAGCCGTTACGAATTCCCGATCCTTCTTCACGGATCTTTTCAAAATCAGGAAGAGGCCTTGTATGATTCCGCGATCGGAATCGGCGGACTTCTCATCGACGGAATCGGGGACTTGATCCGAATTCAAACTCCGTCTCTCGAAGATATCGAGGAAACGTTTCAACTTTCCTACGATCTTTTGCAGGGCACAAGACTTCGTTTAACAAAAACGGAATATATTTCCTGTCCTTCCTGCGGACGAACCCTTTTCGATCTTCAGGAAACCACCGCGAGAATCAAATCCAGAACGGGACACCTCAAAGGGGTTAAGATCGCCGTGATGGGTTGTATCGTAAACGGGCCGGGGGAAATGGCGGACGCGGATTTCGGTTACGTCGGCGCGGGTCCGGGAAAGGTGCATCTCTATCGGGGAAAAGAAATCGTGATGAAAAACGTCCCGAGCGAAATCGCGGACGAAAAACTCGTGGAACTCATCAAAGCCAACGGACTCTGGCAGGAATTGAGCGCCCCGGAACACGCCCCATAG
- a CDS encoding adenylate/guanylate cyclase domain-containing protein, which yields MNSFLNLYNWNIRQKLMVIISFIILVSLGVIIALATYFFKSDNEVRIKENNLKLTDVISQKVRSDIASLTKRSLLLARSVASTEESNDILQNDEDIFYLKIFRKEGPDYVGVKRVISDSTLKEFKTNPEDADKIVRKYLNGQKKAQIGKPLVFNVSPDFQRPVLYLSVVIGDGVNSAVVVSLVRMDSILDSFKTSGITQFFLVGQDGKLIAHSDPKLILQPTNLSDDPIVKNLLESSISNGQTRYKGKDNQFYLGSFRRIGYAGLGVISSTSEKKAFEEVYNIQKRNIYLMFVVVNVSILFVFFYSRRLTRPILKLVDASKEIEQGNFQLTLEPESGDEIGKLTASFVEMGKGLSDRDKMKDAFGKFVNKDIAEMVLKGEVKLGGDKRECVILFSDIRSFTSISEKIEPELVVEFLNQYFTAMVKCINANGGSVNKYIGDAIMAVWGELGHTDSDTEKAINAALDMRKSLIQFNKGRGTDKKPKIFIGIGINTGEVIAGQIGSEDRLEYTVIGDTVNLASRVESLTKVFGADILITGNSYEKVKGIFNLEKLKPIKVKGKQSLQTIYAVLGHTKDKNCPKNLKELRKQIGMEFKSGGSK from the coding sequence ATGAATTCATTTCTCAATTTGTATAACTGGAATATCCGCCAAAAACTGATGGTGATTATTTCTTTCATCATTCTCGTTTCTTTGGGAGTGATCATCGCTCTCGCGACGTATTTTTTCAAATCGGACAACGAGGTACGGATCAAGGAAAACAACCTGAAACTGACCGACGTGATCAGTCAGAAAGTGCGTTCCGATATCGCCTCCTTGACAAAACGTTCTTTGTTACTCGCAAGATCGGTCGCGAGCACGGAAGAATCGAACGATATCCTCCAAAACGACGAGGACATCTTCTATCTGAAGATCTTCAGAAAAGAAGGCCCCGACTATGTCGGTGTGAAACGGGTAATCAGCGATTCCACGCTCAAAGAATTCAAAACCAACCCGGAGGACGCGGATAAGATCGTTCGTAAATATTTAAACGGACAAAAGAAGGCGCAGATCGGAAAGCCTTTGGTCTTCAACGTATCTCCCGATTTTCAAAGACCGGTTCTTTATCTTTCGGTCGTGATCGGAGACGGAGTGAATTCCGCGGTCGTCGTTTCTCTCGTGAGAATGGATTCTATATTAGATTCTTTTAAAACGTCCGGAATCACTCAATTTTTTCTCGTGGGTCAGGACGGAAAACTGATCGCACATTCGGATCCGAAATTGATTCTCCAGCCGACAAACCTTTCGGACGATCCGATCGTTAAGAATTTATTGGAAAGTTCCATCAGCAACGGACAAACCCGTTATAAAGGAAAGGACAATCAATTCTATCTCGGGTCCTTCCGAAGAATCGGTTACGCGGGACTCGGAGTGATTTCGAGCACGTCCGAAAAGAAAGCCTTCGAAGAAGTTTATAACATTCAAAAAAGAAACATCTATCTGATGTTCGTCGTGGTGAACGTTTCCATTCTATTCGTGTTCTTTTATTCGAGAAGATTGACCAGACCGATTCTCAAACTCGTGGACGCATCGAAAGAAATCGAACAGGGAAATTTTCAACTCACGCTCGAACCCGAGTCCGGCGACGAAATCGGAAAACTCACGGCTTCCTTTGTGGAAATGGGAAAGGGGCTTTCGGATCGGGACAAGATGAAGGACGCGTTCGGAAAGTTCGTAAACAAGGACATCGCCGAAATGGTTCTCAAGGGAGAAGTAAAACTCGGTGGAGACAAGAGAGAATGTGTGATTCTCTTTTCGGACATCCGTAGTTTTACGTCCATCTCCGAAAAAATCGAACCGGAACTCGTGGTAGAATTCTTAAATCAATACTTTACCGCGATGGTAAAGTGCATCAACGCAAACGGCGGGAGCGTCAACAAATACATCGGGGACGCGATCATGGCGGTCTGGGGAGAATTGGGACACACCGATTCCGACACGGAAAAAGCGATCAACGCCGCGCTCGATATGCGTAAGAGTCTGATTCAATTCAACAAAGGAAGAGGAACGGATAAAAAACCGAAGATCTTTATCGGAATCGGGATCAACACCGGAGAAGTCATCGCCGGACAAATCGGTTCCGAAGATCGATTGGAATATACGGTCATCGGCGATACGGTAAACCTCGCTTCCCGAGTGGAATCTTTGACAAAGGTTTTCGGAGCGGATATTCTGATCACCGGAAACTCTTACGAAAAAGTAAAAGGAATCTTCAACTTGGAAAAACTAAAACCCATCAAGGTTAAGGGAAAACAATCCCTGCAAACCATCTATGCGGTTTTAGGTCATACAAAGGATAAGAATTGTCCCAAGAATTTGAAGGAACTTCGTAAACAAATCGGTATGGAATTCAAATCGGGCGGGTCTAAATAA